Proteins encoded by one window of Blautia argi:
- the carB gene encoding carbamoyl-phosphate synthase large subunit — translation MAKRTDLKKILVIGSGPIVIGQAAEFDYAGTQACIALKEEGYEVVLCNSNPATIMTDTTIADKVYMEPLTLEYLAKIVRHERPDAIIPGMGGQTGLNLAIQLEKKGILKECHAELLGTGSESIERAEDRELFKELCENLGESVLPSVIVNTVEEAIKAAEDIGYPVVLRPAFTLGGTGGGFADDEQGVLSLINNALALSPVHQVLIEKSVKGFKEIEYEVIRDANDTAITICNMENLDPVGIHTGDSIVVCPSQTLTNKEYQMLRDSALKIIRALNVEGGCNVQFALDPDSFQYYLIEVNPRVSRSSALASKASGYPIARVSAKISVGMTLDEIMLVNTPASFEPALDYVVTKMPRFPFDKFTDANQKLGTQMKATGEVMSIGRTFDESLLKAIRSLETGVNHLYMEKFEKEDKKALMEYIKIGTDDRIFAIAQLLRMGESISNIREQTRIDRFFLDKMKKIIDMEKELKQCTGNRELLYQAKKSGFSDRTVGWLWNMTETDIYKMRKTHGIFPAYKMIDTCASEFESYVPYFYSTYEDENESIVEDRKKIIVLGSGPIRIGQGIEFDYSTVHAVKTIKEAGYEAIIINNNPETVSTDYTTSDKLYFEPLCIEDVMNVIEMEKPDGVIVSLGGQTAINLANSLRRRGVKLIGTDCVAIEKAENRDSFEKLLAELKIPQPKGKAVTNIEDGVKAAEEIGYPVLVRPSFVLGGRAMQIVAKEDHLRHYLKTAVEIDEDKPVLVDKYICGKEVEIDAICDGTDVFVPGIMELVERTGVHSGDSISVYPTFSISDKIKATILDYAKKLGIGIGIMGLFNIQFIVDKQENVSIIEVNPRSSRTVPFLSKATGYPLADIATKVILGISLKEQGITVSYPEEKKRWYVKAPVFSFAKLNGMDAYLSPEMKSTGEAIGYDKKLHRAMYKAMIASGIRVQNYGTVIVTLADEDKAEALPLIRRFYDMGFNIEATSLTGEYLKQYGIRTRILRKPSEGSSEILDAIRAGYVSYVINTRAILSGVHYEDGVAIRNAATQNNITMLTSLDTVKVLLDVLEEVTIGVSTIDAE, via the coding sequence ATGGCGAAAAGAACTGACTTGAAGAAAATACTTGTCATTGGTTCCGGTCCAATTGTGATCGGTCAGGCGGCAGAATTTGACTATGCAGGGACGCAGGCATGTATTGCGCTGAAAGAGGAAGGATATGAAGTCGTATTGTGCAACTCCAATCCAGCAACAATCATGACAGATACCACCATTGCAGATAAAGTATATATGGAGCCGTTGACTTTGGAATACTTAGCCAAGATTGTCCGTCATGAACGTCCGGATGCTATTATACCGGGAATGGGCGGTCAGACAGGGCTTAATCTGGCAATACAGCTTGAGAAAAAAGGAATTTTGAAAGAGTGCCATGCGGAACTTTTAGGAACTGGAAGTGAGAGCATTGAACGGGCAGAGGATAGGGAACTTTTTAAAGAGCTTTGCGAAAACTTAGGAGAGTCAGTGCTTCCGTCTGTCATTGTTAATACGGTGGAGGAAGCTATAAAAGCTGCTGAGGATATTGGCTATCCTGTGGTACTTCGCCCGGCATTTACCCTTGGCGGAACCGGAGGCGGTTTTGCAGATGATGAACAGGGGGTTCTCAGTCTGATTAATAATGCTCTCGCTTTATCGCCGGTTCATCAGGTTCTGATAGAGAAAAGCGTCAAGGGATTTAAAGAAATTGAATATGAAGTGATACGTGATGCTAATGACACGGCAATTACGATCTGTAATATGGAAAATCTAGATCCGGTAGGAATTCACACAGGAGATTCCATTGTGGTATGTCCGTCACAGACACTGACGAATAAAGAATATCAGATGCTTCGTGACAGTGCCTTGAAAATCATCCGTGCCTTGAACGTGGAGGGAGGTTGTAATGTACAGTTTGCACTTGATCCGGATTCTTTTCAGTATTATCTGATCGAGGTAAATCCACGCGTATCCCGTTCCTCTGCATTGGCATCAAAGGCAAGCGGATATCCGATTGCAAGGGTATCTGCGAAAATCAGTGTAGGAATGACTCTGGATGAGATTATGCTGGTAAATACGCCTGCATCCTTTGAACCGGCTCTGGATTATGTGGTAACAAAAATGCCGCGTTTTCCATTTGATAAATTTACCGATGCAAATCAGAAGCTGGGTACACAGATGAAAGCAACTGGGGAAGTCATGAGCATTGGCAGAACTTTTGATGAGAGTCTGTTAAAAGCAATCCGTTCTCTGGAAACAGGTGTAAATCATTTGTATATGGAAAAGTTTGAAAAAGAAGATAAAAAGGCTTTGATGGAATATATCAAAATCGGAACGGATGACCGTATCTTTGCCATTGCCCAGTTGCTCCGAATGGGTGAATCGATTTCCAATATCAGGGAGCAGACACGCATTGACCGTTTCTTCCTTGATAAGATGAAAAAGATCATTGATATGGAGAAAGAACTGAAGCAGTGTACGGGTAACAGGGAACTTTTGTATCAGGCAAAGAAGTCAGGCTTCTCAGATAGAACAGTTGGGTGGCTGTGGAATATGACGGAAACGGACATTTACAAAATGCGTAAGACACATGGCATTTTCCCAGCCTATAAAATGATTGATACCTGTGCATCAGAATTTGAAAGCTATGTTCCGTATTTTTATTCTACTTATGAGGATGAAAATGAATCAATCGTGGAAGACAGGAAGAAAATCATTGTATTGGGTTCCGGTCCCATCCGTATCGGACAGGGTATTGAGTTTGATTATTCAACAGTGCATGCAGTGAAAACCATTAAAGAAGCAGGATATGAAGCTATTATTATCAATAATAATCCAGAAACTGTGTCTACGGATTATACCACATCTGACAAGTTGTATTTCGAACCTCTTTGCATAGAAGATGTTATGAATGTCATTGAAATGGAAAAGCCGGATGGAGTTATTGTATCACTTGGCGGTCAAACTGCTATCAATTTGGCAAATTCATTGAGAAGGCGAGGGGTGAAATTGATTGGCACGGACTGTGTGGCAATCGAAAAAGCAGAAAACAGAGATTCATTTGAAAAACTGTTAGCAGAGCTGAAAATACCACAGCCAAAAGGAAAGGCTGTAACAAATATAGAAGATGGCGTAAAAGCCGCAGAAGAAATAGGCTATCCGGTGCTGGTACGTCCGAGTTTTGTACTTGGCGGAAGAGCCATGCAAATTGTGGCAAAGGAAGACCACCTGCGGCACTATCTGAAAACTGCGGTAGAGATTGATGAAGATAAACCGGTATTGGTAGACAAATACATCTGTGGGAAAGAAGTCGAAATTGATGCCATTTGTGACGGTACGGACGTATTTGTTCCGGGAATCATGGAGCTGGTAGAAAGGACAGGGGTTCATTCCGGCGATTCCATCAGTGTATATCCGACGTTTAGTATTTCAGATAAGATAAAGGCTACGATTTTGGATTATGCGAAAAAACTGGGTATTGGCATTGGCATTATGGGACTGTTTAATATTCAGTTTATCGTGGACAAACAGGAGAATGTATCTATCATTGAGGTAAATCCGCGGTCTTCAAGAACGGTTCCATTTTTGTCAAAAGCAACTGGATATCCCTTGGCTGATATTGCAACGAAAGTCATTCTTGGAATTAGTCTGAAGGAGCAGGGAATTACTGTGAGTTATCCCGAAGAAAAGAAGAGGTGGTATGTAAAAGCACCAGTGTTTTCCTTTGCAAAGCTGAATGGTATGGATGCTTACCTGTCACCGGAGATGAAATCAACGGGAGAAGCAATCGGATATGATAAAAAACTTCACAGAGCAATGTATAAAGCAATGATTGCTTCCGGTATTCGTGTGCAGAATTATGGAACAGTCATCGTGACGCTGGCAGATGAGGATAAAGCCGAAGCCCTTCCGCTAATCAGACGTTTTTATGATATGGGGTTTAATATAGAAGCAACCTCTCTTACAGGAGAGTATTTAAAACAGTATGGAATCCGTACTCGTATACTTAGAAAACCATCAGAAGGAAGCAGTGAGATACTGGATGCAATCCGTGCAGGATACGTCAGTTATGTTATCAATACCCGTGCAATTCTTTCCGGTGTTCATTATGAAGATGGAGTTGCAATCCGAAATGCGGCAACGCAGAACAATATAACTATGCTTACATCTCTGGATACGGTAAAAGTACTTTTAGATGTTTTAGAAGAAGTGACAATTGGTGTTTCTACGATTGATGCAGAATGA
- the carA gene encoding glutamine-hydrolyzing carbamoyl-phosphate synthase small subunit, whose protein sequence is MKKFDRKLILEDGSEYYGYGFGSEDEKVTEIVFNTSPVGYQEIISDPSYTYQTVVMAYPLIGNYGIAEEDFETETPTIGGLVVRDYNDQPSNFRSKYTLSEIMEKYRIPGIYGIDTRKLVRSIRDLGSRKVLITDAGTLLLEGLCKLGSYDIPKDAVAFVSRKEIQQYRIPNGKYQVAAIDCGMKQNIVRSLNKRGCNVTIFPWNTSIEEIDKVKPDGIFLSNGPGDPMDVQPVIELVRNLRGKYPILGICLGHQIISLAYGARTYKLKFGHRGGNHPVKNLLTGKIEITSQNHSYAVDRESLRDTQLKVTHINLLDQTVEGVVCEEDKVFSVQYHPESAPGPQDSGYLFEQFIEMMEGTKDGEKN, encoded by the coding sequence ATGAAAAAATTTGACAGAAAGCTGATTCTGGAAGATGGCAGTGAATATTATGGATATGGTTTTGGTTCCGAAGATGAGAAAGTCACGGAAATCGTATTTAATACCTCTCCGGTGGGGTATCAGGAAATCATCTCTGATCCGTCCTATACTTATCAGACTGTTGTGATGGCATATCCGCTGATTGGTAACTATGGGATTGCTGAAGAAGATTTTGAAACAGAAACGCCAACGATTGGAGGATTGGTTGTAAGGGATTATAATGATCAGCCATCCAACTTCCGCAGTAAATATACATTATCCGAAATCATGGAGAAATACCGGATTCCAGGGATTTATGGAATTGATACCAGAAAGCTGGTACGTTCTATCCGTGATTTGGGAAGCCGAAAAGTATTGATTACAGATGCGGGTACTCTCCTGCTGGAGGGACTTTGCAAACTGGGTTCCTATGATATACCAAAAGATGCAGTAGCTTTTGTGAGCAGAAAAGAGATTCAGCAATATAGGATTCCAAACGGAAAATATCAGGTAGCTGCCATTGATTGTGGAATGAAGCAGAATATTGTGCGGAGTTTAAACAAACGAGGCTGTAACGTGACGATATTTCCGTGGAATACGTCCATAGAAGAAATAGACAAAGTAAAACCTGACGGCATTTTTTTATCCAATGGACCGGGAGATCCGATGGATGTACAGCCGGTTATAGAGCTGGTGAGAAACCTACGGGGGAAATATCCGATCCTTGGAATCTGCCTTGGCCATCAGATCATTTCTCTTGCCTATGGGGCAAGAACCTATAAGTTAAAATTTGGACACAGGGGAGGGAATCATCCGGTAAAAAATCTTCTGACAGGAAAGATAGAGATTACTTCCCAGAATCATTCCTATGCAGTGGACAGGGAAAGTCTCAGGGATACCCAGTTGAAAGTAACACATATAAATCTTCTGGATCAGACAGTAGAAGGTGTTGTATGTGAGGAAGATAAGGTGTTCAGTGTACAATATCACCCGGAAAGCGCACCGGGACCGCAGGACAGTGGATATTTGTTTGAGCAGTTTATAGAAATGATGGAGGGAACAAAAGATGGCGAAAAGAACTGA
- the purF gene encoding amidophosphoribosyltransferase, producing MAIHEECGVFGVMSTKRENVAEFVYYGLYALQHRGQESCGIVVNDDGVFSSYKDLGLVSDVFSKDILSRLPEGIMAVGHVRYGTTGGTTRNNCQPIEVNHQKGKMALAHNGNLSNALELRDKLELSGAIFHTTSDTETIAYMITRERLRTPSIEEAVSNTMNLLEGAYSLVLLSSGKMIAARDPYGFRPLCYGQMPDGSYVAASESCALSAVGAKFIRDLIPGEILVFSQNGVVSRKERCGKQKKKTCIFEYIYFARPDSVIDGISVHESRMHAGKLLAESYPADADIVIGVPDSGLDAALGYANKSGIPYGMGLIKNKYIGRTFISPGQNERLDKVRIKLSPVKNVIDGKRVVLIDDSIVRGTTSKRIVKLLRDAGAKEIHMRISAPPFLHPCYYGTDIDSEENLIACHHSMEEIAETIGVDSLGYLGVEKLSKLIDNNEYCAACFNGEYPTEIPTDLRKDRFEGKLSERV from the coding sequence ATGGCTATTCATGAAGAATGCGGTGTGTTCGGAGTGATGAGTACAAAAAGAGAAAATGTTGCAGAGTTTGTCTATTATGGACTTTATGCCCTGCAGCACAGAGGACAGGAAAGCTGCGGCATTGTTGTAAATGATGATGGTGTATTTTCGTCTTATAAGGATTTGGGGCTTGTGAGCGATGTGTTTTCTAAAGATATCTTGTCCCGTTTGCCAGAAGGGATTATGGCAGTGGGGCATGTAAGATATGGAACAACTGGCGGAACAACACGAAATAACTGTCAACCCATTGAAGTGAACCACCAAAAGGGAAAAATGGCGCTGGCGCATAACGGAAATTTGAGTAATGCATTGGAGTTGCGTGATAAGTTAGAATTATCTGGAGCTATTTTTCATACTACCAGCGATACAGAAACCATTGCGTACATGATCACAAGAGAAAGACTGAGGACACCGAGTATAGAAGAAGCAGTAAGCAATACCATGAATTTACTGGAGGGTGCCTACTCATTGGTTTTGCTGTCATCTGGAAAGATGATCGCGGCAAGAGATCCTTATGGATTCCGACCGCTTTGTTATGGACAGATGCCGGATGGCTCTTATGTGGCGGCATCCGAAAGCTGCGCACTGTCAGCGGTTGGGGCGAAATTTATCAGAGATCTGATTCCCGGTGAGATTCTGGTGTTTAGTCAAAATGGCGTGGTATCAAGGAAAGAACGCTGCGGAAAGCAGAAGAAGAAAACCTGTATCTTTGAATATATCTATTTTGCAAGACCGGATTCTGTCATAGATGGTATTTCAGTCCATGAATCACGAATGCACGCAGGAAAGCTGCTGGCAGAGAGTTATCCGGCGGATGCGGATATTGTGATCGGGGTTCCGGACAGCGGTCTAGACGCAGCCCTGGGTTATGCGAACAAATCTGGTATTCCGTATGGGATGGGACTGATCAAAAACAAATACATTGGAAGAACATTCATTTCTCCGGGACAAAATGAACGTCTGGATAAAGTCAGGATCAAGCTTTCTCCTGTAAAAAATGTAATCGATGGAAAACGTGTCGTGCTCATTGACGATTCTATTGTAAGAGGTACAACCAGTAAACGAATTGTAAAGCTGTTGCGTGACGCAGGAGCGAAAGAAATACATATGAGAATTTCAGCGCCCCCGTTTTTACATCCCTGCTATTATGGTACGGACATTGATTCAGAAGAGAATCTGATTGCCTGTCATCACAGTATGGAAGAGATCGCAGAAACGATTGGAGTGGATTCTTTGGGATATTTAGGGGTAGAGAAACTGAGTAAGCTGATTGACAATAACGAGTATTGTGCTGCCTGCTTTAATGGAGAATATCCAACCGAAATTCCGACAGATTTGCGTAAAGACCGCTTTGAAGGGAAACTGTCTGAGCGGGTTTAG